The following DNA comes from Tunturibacter psychrotolerans.
TTGCTGATGATCTGATAGTTACCACCGTGTCCAGGCGCAGTTTGCAACGGCCCAGGAGGCGCTACGGCACCGGCAATCTTCGCAGAAGACATGTAGTCATACGGACCCGCCGTCCCAGGAGCGAACCACGCTCGAAGCAGCCAATTCGAGACCTGAACGACGGTACCGTCCTTGCAGGTCTTGCCGTATGTCTGAACCTCCACGGCGTCGCACATCTCCAACGCGTGCAGCGAACCTTTGTTATCGTTGGCAAACTGGTTTGCACCCTCATCACCTGCTGTTTCGAGAATCTCGTGAGAGGCATCGACGCTCACGCCGGTCGGACCCAGGAGACTGCCGCAGGTGGTAACAGCGCACAGGGAAAAGGGGACACCTTTGCTATTGATGTCATGGTATGCACTTGCGCCGGGCGCGTCTGGAAGTATCGGTACAAAACCATAGACCCATTCACCAGGCTGAATATCATTCGCGTTGGCGCCCGCGCGTATCGTGGCTTGCGCACCCCACTCCGCTGCGAACTCCTGTTTGACCTGGTCTTGGACTGCCTCCGCAATATGATTGAGGACAGCAGGCGTGAGCTTCGAGCCGTCCTGCGTGGCAGCACCCTTGGTTGAATCAATAAGAACCCATTTGAAGGCGTTCATTGCTGCTCCCTTCCGAACAAACGTTCAGTTATTCCACGCGCTCGGCTATTGTTTCGGCATGGACATCCAGACCCCAAAAATGTAGTTTTTCCTTCATGACCGGCTCCCTTCCGCTTGTGTCTCTGAGCTGTGCCTTCCTTCTGAACTCACAGCCTAACCCACGGTCAGCGCATCAGCGCCGGTCACTCGTTAATGACTGTGGGCGCCAGCTTGATTCAGTCCTCGCTCTCATATCGTAGTTGGCGAAGGAAAGCACGTAGTGACCCAATTGAATCTTGAGCAAGATTTGTTCGATGACTGGAAAAGAACGCAGCGGCGTGTTCTTATCATATGCACGGAAAGGTGTGGGATGTCGAGAGCGGCCAAGAACTGCGCACCCTCACCGGCCACTCCGGCGAGGTCAGAAACGTGGCGCTGAGTGCGGACGGGCGGCGCGCGGTTTCCGCTTCTGGCGATCATACGCTCAAGGTGTGGAATGTGGAGAGCGGCGCGTGTATCGCAACCTTCACCTGCGACTCCAGGCCTCCGTGTTGTGCCTTCGCGGACTCTGAAACTGTCATCGCTGGCGACGCGGGGGCCGGCTCCACTTTCTTTCCCTTGAATTTGCGAGCCTGGATAATTCGTCCGGAGTCGGTTCGGAGAAAGATTTTTTGCGTACAACTCGCGATTGCCTGGAAATAGGATCCATTTCACTGGCTTAGGATTATCACTTTGCGCATCATCGCCTAACCACTCATGGATGTATTCCACGTCGGGCTGCGGCACGGTGAGATCATATTTCTGATCGTGGGATAAGATCTATTGCCTGACCCAGCCATTTACGAATGGTGCTGGTCGTCAAGGCTTGTATTTGGTCTTGCATAGGTTTTCGGCTCGTCTGGATTTTCGTTGCACTACATCCGTATCACTCTACAAGCCACTTAGAGCCGCAAATTTGGCGGCCCTTCGTAAGGCTACGCCTTATTGCCTGAAGTCGAGCTTCAGCGTGTGCGAGATCGGCAGTAAATGGCCTTGTTGCGGCAGTCTCGTACCGCTGACGCGACGATTTTAAGGAATGATGACGTCCTTTATCGCAACCTATCCAACATCGGCATCATGCCCAGAAACGGAGTTTGGGCTGGTGATTTTTGCTTGAGTTATCTTTGTGGCTTGTCCTTTGTCCTCTTTCCTTATGCGCTCATAATGGTCTGTAAGTTTAAATGCTACTGTTTGAACCATCGCGCGTCTTTATCTCCTATGCCCGCAAAGACGGAGCTGCGCTCGCCCAGCGGCTGCAATCGGATCTAACGAAGCATGGCTTCGACGCTTGGCTCGACGCGCAGCGTATCGGTGGCGGGGCAGTTTGGAGCATGCAGATCGAGCGCGAAATCGACACGCGCCAAGTCATGATCGCGCTGCTAAGTCCGGGCTCTTATTCATCAGAAATGTGCCGCGCGGAACAGCTTCTCGCCCTCGACCACGGTAAGCGCGTTATTCCCGTGCTGGCCGTGACGAGTTCCGGCCGCCCGGTGTACCTATATGCCCGGCAGTATCGAGACTTCACCGACGAGGCCAGCTACGTTGTGCGTCTCGGCGAACTCCTGGCCGATATCCGCACTGGCGCCACCGCCATCCTGCCAGACACCTACCGCAAAACTCGCGTTACCTACCTCACCGTTCCCCCGCGCGCGGCCAATTACCTGGAACGGTCTGAAGCCTTGCACGCGCTGCGCGACGCGCTGTTTGCTGAAGACCAACGCCAGCCCATCGCCCTCACCTCGTTGGCCGGCATGGGCGGCATCGGCAAGACGGTGCTGGCAAAGGCGCTCACTGATGACGAAGTGGTGCGGCGCGCCTTCCCCGACGGCATCGTCTGGATCACCGCAGGTAAAGAGAGGAAGCGCGACTTCATTGAGGAAATGCGCGAGGTCGCCAGGGCGCTAGGCGACGACCTCAGCGGCTACAACACTGCTCTGGCTTGCGAGCATCAGTACCGCACCACCATCGCCAGCAAGGCGGCGCTCATCGTGGTGGATGACGTGTGGAGCAAGTCCGACATCGAGCCGCTGCTTGCCGAGTCACCGCGTTCCCGTTTTCTGTTCACCACCCGCGATGCTGCCATCGGTCGGTTTGTCGGTGCGCACGAGCATCGCGCCAACTTGCTGGATGTTTCGCAATCGCGCGAGCTGCTGGCATCGTGGGCGAACCTGCCGCTTGCCGAATTGCCCCCGGCTGCGGACGACATGATCGCCGAGTGCGGACGGCTACCACTGGCGCTTTCGGTGGTCGGCGCCATGCTGCGTGGCGCGAACGCAGAGTTTTGGACGGACACGCTCGACCTGCTGCGCAAGGCCGATCTGTCAGCCATCCAGGAACAGCTTCCCGAGGGGCAGCAGAGCTTCTTCAAGGCGGTGGAGGTTAGCTTCCAGTCGCTAAAGCCAGAGATGCAGGAACGGTATAAGGCATTGGCTGTGTTGCTGGAGGACATGGCCGCGCCACTGCCTATTCTGGAAACACTGTGGAACGTGGACAGACCTGAAGCACGACGCGTCAGCCGGAAATTGGTGGACCGCTCGCTGACACAAAGCGACGGCGCAGACGAGAGTATTCGCCTGCACGACCTGCAACTGGATTATGTGCGCGCGCAGCACTCAGACAAGGAGGCGCTGGAGCTGATCCGCGGGGCGGTCAGGCTGTCGTCGAACGTGATAGCCCGAGATCCAAGCCAATTCACTTCACAGATGCTTGGACGGTTGTTGCCCCACCGGGACATGCCGACGATTGAGGAATTCACGAGGCGTGTTGCTGAAGGCATGCGAACACCCTGGCTCCGGCCACTGACGCCCGCGCTCCACCCGCCGGGCACCGCACTGTTGCGCACTCTTTCCGGCCACCTCGGCTGGGTCAGTGACGTGGCGCTCAATGGGGACGGGCGGCGCGCCATTTCCGCTTCTGGCGACTATACGCTCAAGGTGTGGGATGTGGAGAGCGGTCAGCAGCTCCGCACCCTCATCGGCCACTCCGGCTGGGTCAATGAAGTGGCGCTGAGTAGGGACGGGCGGCGCGCCGTCTCCGCTTCTCACGACCGTACACTCAAGGTGTGGGGTGTCGAAAGCGGCCAGGAACAGCGCACCCTCACCGGCCACTCAGATGCGGTCCTTGCCGTGGCGCTGAGTGGGGACGGACGGCGCGCCGTCTCCGCTTCTCACGACCGTACGCTCAAGGTGTGGGATGTGGAGAGCGGCCAGGAACTGCGCACCCTTACCGGCCACTCCGACGCGGTCCTTGCCGTGGCGCTGAGTGGGGACGGGCGGCGCGCCGTCTCCGCTTCTCACGACCGTACACTCAAGGTGTGGGATGTGGAGAGCGGCCAGGAACTGCGCACCCTCATCGGCCACTTCGGCGAGGTCAGAAACGTGGCGCTGAGTGGGGACGGGCGGCACGCCGTCTCCGCTTCTGATGACAAAACGCTCAAGGTATGGGATGTGGAGAGCGGTCAGCAGCTGCGCACCCTCGCCGGCCATTCCGGCGAGGTCAATGACGTGGCGCTGAGTGGGGACGGGCGGCGCGCCGTCTCCGCTTCTAACGACAAAACGCTCAAGGTGTGGGATATCGAGAGCGGTCATGAACGGCGCACCCTCACCGGCCACTCTGGCGAGGTCAGAAACGTGGCGCTGAGTGGGGACGGGCGGCGCGCCATCTCCGCTTCTGGCGACTACACGCTCAAGGTGTGGGATGTGGAGAGCGCCCAGGAACGGCACACCCTCACCGGCCACTCCGGCGAGGTCAATGGAGTGGCGCTGAGTGGTGACGGCCGGCGCGTCGTCTCCGCTTCTCACGACCGTACACTCAAGGTGTGGGATGTGGAGAACGGCAAGGAACTGCGCACCCTCACCGGCCACGAAGGCTGGGTCCTTGCCGTGGCGCTGAGTGGGGACGGGCGGCACGCGGTCTCCGCCTCTGACGACAAAACGCTCAAGGTATGGGATGTGGAAAGCGGTCAGCAGCTGCGCACCCTCGCCGGCCACTCCGGCGAGGTCAATGGCGTGGCGCTGAGTGAGGACGGGCGGCGCGCCGTCTCCGCTTCTCACGACTACACGCTCAAAGTGTGGGATGTGGGGAGCGGCCAGGAACTGCGCACCCTCGCCGGCCACTCCGGCTGGGTCAGTGGCGTGGTGCTGAGTAGGGACGGGCGGCGCGCCGTCTCCGCTTCTTACGACTGCACGCTCAAGGTGTGGGATGTCGAAAGCGGCCAGGAACTGCGCACCCTCTCCGGCCACTTCGGCTGGGTCAGGAACGTGACGCTGAGTGAGGACGGGCGGCGCGCGGTCTCCGCTTCTGACGACAAAACGCTCAAGGTGTGGGATGTGGAGAGCGGCCAGGAACTGCGCACCCTCACCGGCCACTCCGATACGGTCAGGAACGTGGCGCTGAATGGGGACGGGCGGCGCGCCGTCTCCGCCTCTTACGACTGCACGCTCAAGGTGTGGGATGTGGAGAGCGGCCAGGAACTGCGCACCCTTACCGGCCACTCCGGCGAGGTCCGAAACGTAGCGCTGAGTGCGGACGGGCGACGCGCCGTCTCCGCTTCTGGCGACCGTACGCTCAAGGTGTGGGATGTGGAGAGCGGCGAGTGTATCGCAACCTTTACCTGCGACTCCAGGGCTCCGTGTTGTGCCTTCGCGGACTATCGAACCATCATCGCTGGCGACGCGGGGGGCCGGCTCCACTTTCTTTCCCTTGAATTTGCGAGCCTGGATAATTCGTACTGAGTCGGTTCGGAGAAAGATTTTTGCGTACAACTCGCGATTGCCTGGAAATACGATCCATTTCACTTGCTTAGGATTATCACTTTCCGCATCATCGCCTAACCACTCATGGATGTATTCCACGTCGGGCTGCGGCACGGTGAGATCATATCTCTGATCGTGGGATAAGATCTATTGCCTGACCCTGGTCGTCAAGGCTTGTATTTGGTTTTACATAGGTTTTCGGCTCGTCTGAATTTTCGTTCGGACCATAAAGACCCGTCAGAACGGGTTCAGACCGGAAACAGAGGGAGGGGGTGTCTTCCCAATTTATGCTCGAGTCTGCAATAAAGATGGAACCGTTTTCCAAAGATGGAACCGTTTTCCGTTTTCAAACACTCCCTGTCGAACGGCTTCGACGGGCGTAAGAATGGAACAGACGTTTTCTTGTATTGGTGGCCAGTTTGGGGTTCGTGCGAGATGTTCGGTGGTTCTGTACCGAAGACTGAAGTCACATCAATCCAAAATACTTGACGATGCCGAATTACGGCGGCGAATGCGTCAGAGCACGACCGGAGGTTCTAGCCGACTCAGGCGCGTTCATGTCCTCTCAATCGCAGTTGTCAGTCGGGTTGCAATGGTCTTAGTCGAATCGCCACAATCTCGCGATTAACCTATCCCTCTGAAATGTCTGGCATGGGTATCCAACCGATCTCACACATTCAGAGCCTGCAACAACATTTGAAGCAGTTCGTCGCCCATATTCGTCGTACCTTGAGCACCGCGCATGCGCGCTTCGCGCACATGCGCGGGATTCTTAGACCCAGCGTAGATGAAAAAGGGTGTCTGATCACCGCTGCTTCGAACAGCTTCTAGTAGGGTGTACCCAGCTCGAGGATCTGGAGGTCTGCCCATATCGCTGATGATTGCGTCGAACTGTTGTGTCCTTAGCTCTCCCAAGGCTTGACCCGTCGATTGGGCTAGAACGAAATCTATCTGGTAGGCCGCCATAGAACGACGCTCGATGATGTTGTTGTTCGGCCTATCATCTACCCACAAAATGAGCTTCCGACCTTTTTTTGTCTCTCTTTCCAGGCCTAGACGCTTGAATAGTTTAGTAGCCTCCTCGTCAGCATCCTGGCCGCGTCCGGCCTGTCCCGGAACGGAAACTGAACCTGACGTGCGTGCGATGGCTTCCGCGATCTTTTCAGCTAGTTCCCGAACGGCACGACGTAACTGCGGGTCGTTGGGCGGCAAGTCTGCCTGAACACGCCAGTCATATCGCTGACGGCTGCCGAGTTCGGAGGCTAGCGTATCGTCTCTGAGCAATTCTGGCCGTTCGAGTACCGGCGCAGTCACGAAGTAGATGGGGAGAATGAGGTCGTCTCTGCCGAGACTTCTCTCATGCTCTATGAACCGCTTCAACTCATTGCGACAAGGATCGCTCTTGAAAAAGAGCGGAGTGACGATTGGTATCAGAAACCGCGACGTCGAAATCGCTTCGTTGAGCTTTTTTTTCCACTTTTGACCGAACTCGATGCCGTCGACGTCTTGGAAAATTTTGAAGGTTCGGTCGCCAGTAACGACCTGAACGCCAAGTTCCAGCAATCGCCTCATTGACGTAATCGCTCCGCCAAAATACTCATCGTCCAATCTTGTATAGCTGAGGAACGCTTCGGGAGGAACAGTCACGGTCTTTATCCTGAGTGCGCTATTTTCTCATTGCGCGGAGCAATGAGAAAGAGACTAGCACGGGAGCACCTCCATGCATTGTAGTTTC
Coding sequences within:
- a CDS encoding WD40 repeat domain-containing protein codes for the protein MHGKVWDVESGQELRTLTGHSGEVRNVALSADGRRAVSASGDHTLKVWNVESGACIATFTCDSRPPCCAFADSETVIAGDAGAGSTFFPLNLRAWIIRPESVRRKIFCVQLAIAWK
- a CDS encoding TIR domain-containing protein is translated as MTVPPEAFLSYTRLDDEYFGGAITSMRRLLELGVQVVTGDRTFKIFQDVDGIEFGQKWKKKLNEAISTSRFLIPIVTPLFFKSDPCRNELKRFIEHERSLGRDDLILPIYFVTAPVLERPELLRDDTLASELGSRQRYDWRVQADLPPNDPQLRRAVRELAEKIAEAIARTSGSVSVPGQAGRGQDADEEATKLFKRLGLERETKKGRKLILWVDDRPNNNIIERRSMAAYQIDFVLAQSTGQALGELRTQQFDAIISDMGRPPDPRAGYTLLEAVRSSGDQTPFFIYAGSKNPAHVREARMRGAQGTTNMGDELLQMLLQALNV
- a CDS encoding NB-ARC domain-containing protein, with protein sequence MLLFEPSRVFISYARKDGAALAQRLQSDLTKHGFDAWLDAQRIGGGAVWSMQIEREIDTRQVMIALLSPGSYSSEMCRAEQLLALDHGKRVIPVLAVTSSGRPVYLYARQYRDFTDEASYVVRLGELLADIRTGATAILPDTYRKTRVTYLTVPPRAANYLERSEALHALRDALFAEDQRQPIALTSLAGMGGIGKTVLAKALTDDEVVRRAFPDGIVWITAGKERKRDFIEEMREVARALGDDLSGYNTALACEHQYRTTIASKAALIVVDDVWSKSDIEPLLAESPRSRFLFTTRDAAIGRFVGAHEHRANLLDVSQSRELLASWANLPLAELPPAADDMIAECGRLPLALSVVGAMLRGANAEFWTDTLDLLRKADLSAIQEQLPEGQQSFFKAVEVSFQSLKPEMQERYKALAVLLEDMAAPLPILETLWNVDRPEARRVSRKLVDRSLTQSDGADESIRLHDLQLDYVRAQHSDKEALELIRGAVRLSSNVIARDPSQFTSQMLGRLLPHRDMPTIEEFTRRVAEGMRTPWLRPLTPALHPPGTALLRTLSGHLGWVSDVALNGDGRRAISASGDYTLKVWDVESGQQLRTLIGHSGWVNEVALSRDGRRAVSASHDRTLKVWGVESGQEQRTLTGHSDAVLAVALSGDGRRAVSASHDRTLKVWDVESGQELRTLTGHSDAVLAVALSGDGRRAVSASHDRTLKVWDVESGQELRTLIGHFGEVRNVALSGDGRHAVSASDDKTLKVWDVESGQQLRTLAGHSGEVNDVALSGDGRRAVSASNDKTLKVWDIESGHERRTLTGHSGEVRNVALSGDGRRAISASGDYTLKVWDVESAQERHTLTGHSGEVNGVALSGDGRRVVSASHDRTLKVWDVENGKELRTLTGHEGWVLAVALSGDGRHAVSASDDKTLKVWDVESGQQLRTLAGHSGEVNGVALSEDGRRAVSASHDYTLKVWDVGSGQELRTLAGHSGWVSGVVLSRDGRRAVSASYDCTLKVWDVESGQELRTLSGHFGWVRNVTLSEDGRRAVSASDDKTLKVWDVESGQELRTLTGHSDTVRNVALNGDGRRAVSASYDCTLKVWDVESGQELRTLTGHSGEVRNVALSADGRRAVSASGDRTLKVWDVESGECIATFTCDSRAPCCAFADYRTIIAGDAGGRLHFLSLEFASLDNSY